Proteins encoded in a region of the Solanum dulcamara chromosome 9, daSolDulc1.2, whole genome shotgun sequence genome:
- the LOC129902114 gene encoding probable methyltransferase PMT24: MAGGSYSHFGGRKSSDFCSKITVVTFLGISCIGIWMLISSFSIPLQNSEISSTNILGQYSGSSGDFPVNAKREEDETFQVEKQFRRGRSLEEIADENRLDSYQNEEREGESSNLRNEEENPENSESSSSGDESQSGDESSNRESDEVDSREKDSTSSSGESDTGGEDSNPDASETTVETEKAKKGETENEVFPAADQSEILKEATTQNGPWSTQAAESEKENESQGSSSSMDDKKGDKWKLCKTDAGPDYIPCLDNVQAIRKLPHTSHYEHRERHCPIEASTCLVPLPSGYKQPIGWPRSRDQIWYSNVPHGKLAQVKGHQNWVKVTGEYLTFPGGGTQFKQGALHYIDFLQKTLPQISWGKQTRVILDVGCGVASFGGYLFERDVLAMSLAPKDEHEAQVQFALERGIPAISAVMGTKRLPFPGKVFDAVHCARCRVPWHIEGGKLLLELNRVLRPGGHFIWSATPVYRKDEENVGIWEAMSELTKSMCWELLEINEDKLNEVGVAIFRKPTSNDCYQSRTQNDPPMCEEADDPDAAWNITLQACLHKAPADASVRGARWPEKWPLRSEKLPYWLRSSQVGVYGKAAPEDFAADYDHWKHVVSKSYLNDLGINWSSIRNVMDMKAIYGGFAAALKDLKVWVMNVVPIDSPDTLPIIYDRGLFGIYHDWCESFSTYPRSYDLLHADHLFSDIKKRCNIESVFAEVDRILRPEGKLIVRDNAETILEIENMARSIKWKVKMSYSKDGEGLLFVQKSFWRPKQEQIIKSAIA, from the exons ATGGCTGGGGGAAGTTACTCCCATTTTGGTGGGAGGAAATCATCTGATTTCTGCTCAAAAATCACTGTTGTGACTTTTCTCGGAATTTCTTGCATTGGGATATGGATGCTGATATCATCATTCAGTATACCTCTTCAAAATTCAGAGATATCTTCGACGAATATTTTGGGGCAGTATTCAGGCAGTTCTGGTGATTTTCCAGTCAATGCAAAGAGAGAAGAAGATGAAACATTCCAGGTAGAGAAACAGTTCAGAAGAGGAAGGTCTTTAGAGGAGATTGCAGATGAAAACAGGCTGGATAGTTATCAAAATGAAGAAAGGGAAGGAGAAAGCTCTAATTTAAGAAACGAAGAAGAAAATCCAGAAAATTCTGAATCCAGTTCATCCGGTGATGAATCTCAGTCTGGCGATGAGAGTTCAAATCGAGAGAGTGATGAAGTAGATTCGAGAGAGAAAGACTCAACTTCAAGCAGTGGCGAGTCAGATACTGGAGGTGAAGACTCAAATCCAGATGCTTCTGAGACAACAGTGGAAACAGAGAAAGCAAAGAAGGGAGAGACGGAGAATGAGGTTTTTCCAGCTGCTGATCAATCAGAGATTTTGAAAGAAGCTACAACACAAAATGGGCCATGGTCAACTCAGGCTGCTGAGTCTGAAAAGGAGAATGAGTCACAGGGTTCTTCATCATCTATGGATGACAAAAAGGGCGATAAGTGGAAGCTATGTAAAACTGATGCTGGACCAGATTATATTCCCTGTCTGGATAATGTGCAAGCTATAAGGAAGCTCCCACACACTAGCCACTATGAACATCGTGAAAGGCACTGCCCTATTGAAGCTTCAACTTGCCTTGTTCCTCTGCCTTCAGGATACAAGCAGCCGATTGGATGGCCTAGGAGCAGGGATCAG ATATGGTACTCTAATGTTCCTCATGGAAAGCTAGCCCAGGTCAAGGGTCACCAAAACTGGGTCAAAGTAACTGGAGAGTACCTTACTTTCCCCGGTGGAGGTACTCAGTTTAAGCAAGGTGCTCTTCATTACATTGATTTCCTCCAGAAG ACCCTGCCTCAAATTTCATGGGGCAAACAAACACGTGTTATTTTGGATGTTGGTTGTGGAGTGGCCAGCTTTGGAGGATACCTCTTTGAAAGAGATGTACTAGCAATGTCACTTGCCCCCAAGGATGAGCACGAAGCCCAAGTGCAATTTGCACTTGAAAGGGGCATCCCTGCTATATCAGCTGTTATGGGAACTAAAAGATTACCATTCCCTGGTAAAGTGTTTGATGCTGTCCATTGTGCTCGGTGTAGAGTTCCATGGCATATTGAAG GTGGCAAACTTCTCCTAGAATTGAATCGTGTCTTGCGGCCCGGTGGTCACTTCATTTGGTCTGCAACACCAGTATATCGGAAGGATGAGGAAAATGTTGGAATTTGGGAAG CTATGTCTGAGCTAACTAAGTCAATGTGCTGGGAACTATTGGAAATTAATGAAGATAAACTAAATGAAGTAGGTGTAGCTATATTCAGAAAGCCAACTTCAAATGATTGCTACCAGAGTAGAACACAAAATGACCCACCTATGTGTGAAGAAGCTGATGATCCAGATGCTGCCTG GAATATAACACTCCAGGCATGTCTGCACAAAGCGCCAGCAGATGCATCTGTACGTGGAGCAAGGTGGCCAGAAAAATGGCCTTTGAGGTCGGAGAAGCTTCCTTATTGGTTGAGAAGTTCTCAAGTTGGAGTTTATGGAAAAGCAGCCCCAGAAGACTTTGCTGCAGACTATGATCATTGGAAACATGTTGTGTCAAAATCGTATTTAAATGATCTTGGCATTAACTGGTCTTCCATAAGGAATGTCATGGATATGAAAGCTATTTATGGAGG ATTTGCTGCAGCACTGAAAGACTTGAAAGTCTGGGTTATGAATGTAGTTCCAATTGACTCACCCGACACGCTTCCAATTATATATGACCGTGGCTTGTTTGGCATTTACCACGACTGGTGTGAATCCTTCAGCACGTACCCCAGATCTTATGATCTTCTTCATGCAGATCATCTTTTCTCCGATATTAAGAAAAG GTGCAATATAGAATCAGTATTTGCAGAAGTTGACAGGATTCTGAGGCCAGAAGGGAAGTTGATCGTGCGGGACAATGCTGAAACTATTCTTGAAATAGAGAATATGGCTAGGTCAATCAAATGGAAAGTGAAGATGTCTTACTCAAAGGACGGTGAAGGATTACTATTTGTTCAAAAATCATTTTGGCGTCCAAAACAAGAACAGATAATCAAGTCAGCCATTGCATAA